The following are encoded in a window of Lacinutrix sp. WUR7 genomic DNA:
- a CDS encoding gliding motility-associated C-terminal domain-containing protein: protein MNKTLRILIIVTVLFSQSGKSQTAFHNFGNVQIHDEGQIGFHMDLENDGTFNENLGLAGFYNTDNALTISGTEIPKFYEMEVDVIDNLLLEINTEVENSLSYLNGKIITPRLTPSISLDFLNDAIYVLEDNQRHTDGYSSYFGDNEFTFPIGDDNKLRPLITPFQNGSPEFSAAYFNEDPNFPSTFSETFNTSLSEGIINNVNINEFWDFNGTQETPVTLTWNSDSDINALVDDLLNLRVVGWSATENQWTDLGNVDFTGNINTGTITSTSFVPNDYEIITFGSLIGSDGITVYNGISPNGDGKNDVFIIEGVQLFRNTLKIYNRWGRTVYDVENYKNDWNGITNKKVLVGDSKKLPVGTYFYVLNLHDENKEYAGWLYINY, encoded by the coding sequence ATGAATAAGACACTCCGTATTTTAATAATCGTTACTGTTCTCTTTTCACAAAGTGGAAAATCGCAAACAGCATTTCATAATTTTGGAAATGTACAAATCCATGACGAAGGTCAGATAGGCTTCCATATGGACCTAGAAAACGATGGTACATTTAATGAAAATTTAGGTTTAGCTGGATTTTACAATACCGATAACGCATTAACTATTTCTGGAACCGAAATACCAAAGTTCTATGAAATGGAAGTAGATGTTATAGATAATCTTTTGCTAGAAATAAATACCGAAGTAGAAAATTCACTAAGCTACCTCAACGGAAAAATCATTACACCAAGATTAACTCCTAGTATTTCTTTAGATTTTTTAAATGACGCTATTTATGTTTTAGAAGATAATCAAAGACATACAGATGGTTATAGTTCCTATTTTGGAGATAATGAATTTACATTTCCAATTGGAGACGATAATAAATTAAGACCTTTAATCACTCCTTTTCAAAATGGTTCTCCTGAATTTTCGGCAGCATATTTTAATGAAGATCCTAACTTCCCATCTACGTTTAGTGAAACTTTTAACACTTCCCTTTCCGAAGGAATTATAAACAACGTAAACATAAATGAATTTTGGGATTTTAATGGTACCCAAGAAACACCAGTAACTTTAACTTGGAATTCAGATAGCGACATTAATGCCTTAGTAGATGATTTACTAAACCTTCGCGTTGTAGGCTGGAGTGCTACAGAAAACCAATGGACAGATTTAGGCAATGTAGATTTTACAGGAAACATCAATACAGGAACCATTACTTCTACTTCCTTTGTACCAAACGATTATGAAATTATAACTTTTGGATCTTTAATTGGAAGTGATGGCATTACTGTTTATAATGGAATTAGTCCGAATGGAGATGGCAAAAATGATGTCTTTATAATTGAAGGAGTCCAATTATTTAGAAACACTTTAAAAATATATAACCGTTGGGGAAGAACCGTTTATGATGTTGAAAACTACAAAAACGATTGGAATGGCATTACAAACAAAAAGGTATTAGTTGGCGATAGTAAAAAACTTCCTGTTGGTACTTATTTTTATGTTTTAAACTTGCACGATGAAAATAAAGAATATGCCGGTTGGTTATATATTAATTATTAA
- a CDS encoding GNAT family N-acetyltransferase, protein MHFSFKIIEKENISTILPLINKLNEGKVSIEILEKRFQDIVHQNYECAGIFDSDKLIGISGMWFCTRHYSGKSVELDHVYIEDAYRNHGLGKQFMEWITDYVKTKNVEAIELNAYIENPASHRFYENLGFKKPGYHFLKKLNN, encoded by the coding sequence ATGCATTTTTCGTTTAAAATAATTGAAAAAGAAAATATTTCAACAATCCTTCCTTTGATTAATAAGTTAAATGAAGGAAAAGTTTCTATAGAAATTCTGGAAAAACGTTTTCAAGATATAGTACATCAAAATTATGAATGTGCTGGAATTTTTGATTCCGATAAACTCATTGGTATTTCTGGTATGTGGTTTTGTACGAGACATTATTCTGGAAAAAGTGTGGAATTAGATCATGTATATATTGAGGATGCATATCGAAATCATGGTTTAGGAAAACAGTTTATGGAATGGATTACAGATTATGTAAAAACTAAAAATGTAGAAGCTATAGAACTAAATGCATATATAGAAAATCCTGCGTCGCATCGATTTTACGAGAATCTAGGCTTTAAAAAACCGGGTTATCATTTTCTGAAAAAGCTTAATAATTAA
- a CDS encoding M15 family metallopeptidase, which yields MKRRNFIKKTTLTGIALATIPSFACSQNIISSEELIGKGKPILFGKDYQLREEAHLAFQNMKTEALKEGVHIQIVSSYRNFEHQKSIWQRKYKRYRSQGFSEEKSIQKIIAYSTIPGTSRHHWGTDMDIIDASVHAPKYVLREENFHGDGAYIHLKKWMDQHANSFGFYLVYTGDSHRKGFKYEPWHFSYKPLSQNYLKNYKNLNMQELLQNEELLGSPYFSEAFISKYRNENILDINPELL from the coding sequence TTGAAAAGAAGAAACTTCATAAAGAAAACCACTTTAACAGGAATAGCCTTAGCTACAATTCCTAGTTTTGCATGTTCTCAAAATATAATTTCTTCGGAAGAACTTATAGGTAAAGGCAAACCTATTCTTTTTGGAAAAGATTATCAATTAAGAGAAGAAGCACATCTTGCTTTTCAGAATATGAAAACCGAAGCTTTAAAAGAAGGCGTACACATTCAAATAGTTTCCAGTTACAGAAATTTTGAACATCAAAAAAGTATTTGGCAACGGAAATACAAACGCTATAGAAGTCAAGGTTTTTCCGAAGAAAAAAGCATTCAAAAGATCATTGCATACTCTACAATACCTGGAACATCCAGACATCATTGGGGAACAGATATGGATATAATTGATGCTAGCGTACACGCACCAAAATATGTGCTTCGTGAAGAAAACTTTCATGGAGATGGCGCATACATCCACTTAAAAAAATGGATGGATCAACACGCAAATTCTTTTGGGTTCTATTTGGTATATACAGGAGACAGTCACCGAAAAGGTTTTAAATATGAACCTTGGCATTTTAGCTACAAACCATTATCACAAAATTATTTAAAAAACTATAAAAATTTAAACATGCAAGAGCTGCTTCAAAATGAAGAATTATTAGGAAGTCCTTATTTTTCAGAAGCATTTATAAGTAAATATCGAAATGAAAATATTTTAGATATTAACCCAGAACTTTTGTAA
- a CDS encoding M48 family metalloprotease, giving the protein MRSGNLKVRLIIGLCIAAYFGFKYFTSQEVNPYTGKKQAISMSVDEEIQMGLQSRDQMAAQHGGLYPNESYQALVDNVGNKLINNSIAKETPYKYEFHLLADPQTINAFALPGGQVFITYALFSQLENEDQLAGVLGHEIGHVLGKHSAERIANSELWQGLSTAGSVGGDIGGLIGGVGQNLILKNGRGDELESDDLGVRFMLRAGYDPEEMIDVMEILKAAAGPNRVPEFQSSHPDPDNRIEKIRESIQKYRAQFQ; this is encoded by the coding sequence ATGAGATCAGGCAATCTAAAAGTAAGACTAATTATAGGTTTATGTATCGCTGCATATTTTGGCTTTAAATATTTTACATCGCAAGAAGTAAATCCGTATACCGGAAAAAAACAGGCCATTTCTATGTCGGTAGATGAAGAAATACAAATGGGCTTACAAAGTAGAGATCAAATGGCAGCGCAACATGGTGGTTTATATCCAAACGAAAGCTACCAAGCATTGGTTGACAATGTTGGGAATAAACTAATAAACAACAGTATTGCTAAAGAAACACCTTATAAATATGAATTTCATTTATTGGCCGATCCGCAAACCATAAATGCTTTTGCATTACCTGGCGGACAAGTTTTTATTACTTATGCGCTATTTTCTCAATTAGAAAACGAAGACCAATTAGCAGGTGTTTTAGGTCATGAAATAGGCCATGTACTTGGTAAACATAGTGCAGAGCGTATTGCAAATAGTGAACTTTGGCAAGGACTTTCTACTGCAGGATCTGTTGGTGGAGATATTGGTGGATTAATTGGAGGTGTTGGTCAGAACTTAATTTTAAAAAATGGTCGTGGTGACGAGCTAGAAAGTGATGATCTTGGTGTACGTTTTATGTTAAGAGCTGGTTATGACCCAGAAGAAATGATTGATGTTATGGAAATTTTAAAAGCTGCTGCTGGACCAAATCGTGTTCCAGAATTTCAAAGCTCGCATCCAGACCCTGACAATCGTATAGAAAAAATTAGAGAATCTATTCAAAAGTATAGAGCTCAATTTCAATAA
- a CDS encoding ankyrin repeat domain-containing protein: MKKTIIMSAIALSFTVGTLYANPSLEDKNQINVETVMEASPFHLSIIKGDLSTVKKLLDLGANVNEKWNGLSPAMYAAKFNRAEILKLLIDHGASLSSRSKDGYTAKKYAKISKATEAMAVIKKAMEK; the protein is encoded by the coding sequence ATGAAAAAAACAATCATTATGTCAGCAATCGCATTAAGTTTCACAGTTGGAACTTTATATGCAAACCCTTCATTAGAAGACAAAAACCAAATCAATGTAGAGACCGTTATGGAGGCAAGTCCATTTCATTTATCTATAATTAAAGGCGATTTATCAACGGTTAAAAAGTTATTAGATTTAGGTGCAAATGTAAATGAAAAATGGAATGGATTAAGTCCAGCTATGTATGCGGCAAAATTTAACAGAGCTGAAATTTTAAAACTTTTAATAGATCATGGAGCGTCCTTAAGTTCAAGGTCTAAAGATGGCTATACCGCAAAAAAATATGCCAAAATATCTAAAGCTACAGAAGCTATGGCTGTAATTAAAAAGGCAATGGAGAAATAA
- the gpmI gene encoding 2,3-bisphosphoglycerate-independent phosphoglycerate mutase encodes MNKKVILMILDGWGKSPDPKVSAIDNANTPFIDSLYTKYPNATLRTDGLHVGLPEGQMGNSEVGHMNLGAGRIVYQDLVRINLAVKNKTLAQEKVLIDAFNYAKENNKAVHFLGLVSDGGVHSHINHLLGLVDAIEDSGVKNSFIHAFTDGRDVDPKSGYGFITELEEYLKNKNTKIASVTGRYYAMDRDKRWERVKLAYDAMVNGEGEHSTNILKSIQENYDNDITDEFIKPIIAVDASNQPIAKIKEGDVIVFFNFRTDRGRQLTEALSQKDFHEQNMHKLNLYYVTMTNYDDSFTGMHVIYDKDNLKETLGEVLEKHNKKQIRIAETEKYPHVTFFFSGGREEPFKGETRILKNSPKVATYDLKPEMSAFELTEALLPELKKGEVDFVCLNFANGDMVGHTGVMAAAIKACEAVDNCVKEVITTALENDYTTILIADHGNCETMINPDGSPNTAHTTNPVPIILIDKDLKHIKDGILGDIAPTILKLIGVEQPKVMTQHSLI; translated from the coding sequence ATGAACAAAAAAGTAATTCTTATGATTTTAGATGGTTGGGGAAAATCTCCTGACCCAAAAGTTTCAGCAATAGATAATGCAAATACACCTTTTATAGATTCGCTTTATACAAAGTACCCAAACGCAACTTTACGCACAGATGGTTTACATGTTGGTTTACCAGAAGGACAAATGGGGAATTCTGAAGTTGGACACATGAATCTTGGTGCTGGACGTATTGTATATCAAGATTTAGTAAGAATAAATTTAGCTGTAAAAAATAAAACATTAGCACAAGAAAAAGTACTTATAGATGCTTTTAACTATGCGAAAGAAAACAATAAAGCTGTACACTTTTTAGGTTTAGTTAGTGATGGCGGCGTACACTCTCACATTAATCATTTATTAGGTTTAGTGGATGCTATTGAAGACTCTGGAGTTAAAAATTCTTTTATTCATGCATTTACAGATGGTCGTGATGTAGATCCAAAATCTGGGTATGGTTTTATTACAGAATTAGAAGAATATCTTAAAAACAAAAACACCAAAATAGCTTCAGTTACTGGAAGATATTATGCAATGGATAGAGATAAACGTTGGGAACGCGTAAAGCTAGCCTATGATGCAATGGTTAATGGAGAAGGCGAACATTCTACAAATATTTTAAAATCGATTCAAGAGAATTATGATAATGACATTACAGACGAATTTATTAAACCTATAATAGCTGTAGATGCATCCAATCAACCAATTGCAAAAATTAAAGAAGGGGATGTAATTGTGTTTTTTAATTTCAGAACAGACCGAGGAAGACAATTAACAGAGGCTTTATCGCAAAAAGACTTTCATGAACAGAACATGCATAAATTAAACTTGTATTATGTAACCATGACCAATTATGATGATTCTTTTACAGGAATGCATGTGATTTATGATAAAGATAATTTAAAAGAAACACTAGGTGAAGTTCTAGAAAAACACAACAAAAAACAAATACGTATTGCTGAAACAGAAAAGTATCCACATGTTACTTTTTTCTTTTCAGGAGGAAGAGAAGAACCTTTTAAAGGAGAAACCAGAATATTAAAAAACTCTCCTAAAGTTGCTACTTACGATTTGAAACCAGAAATGAGTGCTTTTGAACTAACAGAAGCTCTTTTACCAGAACTTAAAAAAGGTGAAGTAGATTTTGTATGCTTAAACTTTGCTAATGGAGATATGGTTGGACATACAGGAGTTATGGCAGCTGCTATTAAAGCTTGCGAAGCTGTAGACAACTGTGTAAAAGAAGTGATAACTACTGCTCTAGAAAATGATTACACAACCATTCTTATTGCAGATCATGGAAATTGTGAAACCATGATAAATCCGGATGGATCACCAAATACCGCACATACCACAAATCCGGTTCCAATTATTTTAATAGATAAAGATTTAAAACATATTAAAGATGGTATTTTAGGAGACATTGCTCCTACTATTTTAAAACTTATTGGTGTAGAACAACCTAAAGTAATGACCCAACATTCTTTAATATAA
- a CDS encoding thioredoxin family protein, whose protein sequence is MRNLYFIFIALICFACKEQPINVTVPDEEEETIMLLGPANEEGLQQEPFNSWYHTTYTNYKINDSLVSLIKPKLADVSIKLFMGTWCEDSQRETPGIYKILDAANFNLKNLQLIAVDRDKVTPQKLEENYNITNVPTLIFFKDGKEMNRIVEYPIESLEQDILHILSNQPYKNAYFEEE, encoded by the coding sequence ATGAGAAATTTATATTTTATTTTTATAGCCTTAATTTGTTTTGCGTGTAAAGAACAGCCAATAAATGTAACCGTTCCTGATGAAGAGGAAGAGACAATTATGTTATTAGGACCAGCAAATGAAGAAGGCTTACAACAAGAACCTTTTAATAGTTGGTACCATACAACCTATACCAATTATAAAATCAATGATTCTTTAGTATCTCTTATTAAACCAAAACTAGCAGATGTTTCTATTAAATTATTTATGGGGACTTGGTGCGAGGACAGTCAACGAGAAACTCCTGGTATTTATAAAATTTTAGATGCTGCTAATTTCAACTTGAAAAACCTGCAGTTAATTGCTGTAGACAGAGACAAGGTAACCCCTCAAAAACTGGAAGAAAACTATAACATTACGAATGTTCCAACCCTGATTTTTTTCAAAGATGGTAAAGAAATGAATAGAATAGTTGAATACCCTATAGAAAGTTTAGAACAAGATATTTTACATATTCTAAGCAATCAACCTTATAAAAACGCTTATTTTGAAGAAGAATAA
- a CDS encoding BT0820 family HAD-type phosphatase: MNLNDKLILAIDFDGTIVDDAYPKVGKPKLFAIETLKKLQEDGHRLILWTYRCGKPLEEAVAFCKSKGIEFYAVNKSFPEEQFDASKSRKIHADLFIDDRNIGGFLGWGEVYQHLSNPKYNQKTPPKKKGFFSFLRKNH, translated from the coding sequence ATGAATTTAAACGATAAACTTATTCTTGCCATTGATTTTGATGGAACCATTGTAGATGATGCATATCCAAAAGTTGGGAAACCAAAACTTTTTGCTATTGAAACACTTAAAAAACTACAAGAAGATGGCCATCGTTTAATATTATGGACCTATAGATGTGGAAAACCTTTAGAAGAAGCTGTCGCTTTTTGTAAAAGTAAAGGCATTGAATTTTATGCGGTAAATAAAAGTTTTCCTGAAGAGCAATTTGATGCATCTAAGAGTAGAAAAATTCACGCTGATTTATTTATAGATGATAGAAATATTGGTGGATTTTTAGGCTGGGGAGAAGTATACCAACATCTTTCGAACCCTAAATACAATCAAAAAACACCTCCCAAAAAGAAAGGATTCTTTTCCTTTTTAAGAAAAAATCACTAG
- a CDS encoding acetyl-CoA hydrolase/transferase family protein, with the protein MYRSVSAEEAVKVIKSNSRVYIQAAAAAPQSLIQAMTARHEELRNVEVCHLHTEGEAPYANPELRESFHVNSFFIGKNVRHTLKAGNGSYTPVFLSELPLLFKRNIIDIDVALIHVSVPDKHGYCSLGVSVEATSAAIDNANHVIAQVNRNMPRTHGAGIIHVSEIDLFVESNVDLPTHDIAEPTAIESQIGDYVAGLIEDRSTLQMGIGSIPNAVLTRLTNHKDLGLHTEMFSDGVIDLILKDVINGNYKGINRGRALSTFLVGSKRLYDYVDDNPFVEMRASNYTNDVLKIKQNPKMVAINSAIEVDLTGQVCADSIGAHMYSGVGGQMDFIRGASLSEGGKAIIALPSTTKSGISRIVACLKPGAGVVTTRAHVHYIVTEYGIANLYGKTIKDRVKALVHIAHPDHRETIDRQYFDLIKG; encoded by the coding sequence ATGTATAGGTCCGTTAGTGCAGAAGAAGCAGTAAAAGTAATTAAGTCTAATAGTAGAGTTTATATACAAGCAGCAGCAGCAGCTCCACAATCACTTATACAAGCCATGACAGCACGTCATGAAGAACTTCGAAACGTGGAGGTTTGCCATTTACATACAGAAGGCGAAGCTCCTTATGCAAACCCAGAATTACGGGAGAGTTTTCATGTGAATTCTTTTTTTATAGGAAAAAATGTAAGGCATACTTTAAAAGCTGGAAACGGTTCCTATACGCCAGTTTTTTTAAGCGAATTACCATTACTTTTTAAGCGTAATATTATTGATATAGATGTGGCACTAATTCATGTTTCTGTTCCAGATAAACATGGTTATTGTTCTTTAGGCGTTTCTGTAGAAGCTACATCAGCAGCAATTGATAATGCAAATCATGTAATTGCACAAGTAAATAGAAATATGCCTAGAACACATGGAGCAGGAATTATTCATGTTTCTGAAATTGATTTGTTCGTAGAGTCTAATGTTGATTTGCCAACACATGATATTGCAGAACCAACAGCTATTGAAAGTCAAATTGGGGATTATGTAGCCGGATTAATTGAAGATCGAAGTACCTTACAAATGGGAATTGGTAGTATACCTAATGCCGTTTTAACTAGATTAACAAATCATAAAGATTTAGGGTTGCATACGGAAATGTTTTCCGATGGTGTGATTGATTTAATATTAAAAGATGTTATTAATGGAAACTATAAAGGTATAAATCGAGGTCGTGCATTGTCTACTTTTTTAGTTGGATCGAAACGTTTGTACGATTATGTAGATGATAATCCTTTTGTAGAAATGCGGGCATCCAATTACACGAATGATGTTTTAAAAATAAAACAAAACCCAAAGATGGTCGCTATTAATTCTGCTATAGAAGTCGATCTTACCGGACAAGTTTGTGCAGATTCTATAGGAGCACATATGTATTCTGGAGTAGGAGGTCAGATGGATTTTATTAGAGGTGCATCTTTAAGTGAAGGAGGAAAGGCTATTATTGCTTTACCATCAACTACTAAATCAGGTATAAGTAGAATTGTTGCTTGTTTAAAGCCAGGAGCAGGAGTAGTAACTACTAGAGCACACGTGCATTATATTGTAACCGAATATGGTATTGCTAATCTATATGGGAAAACAATTAAAGACCGTGTCAAAGCACTAGTTCATATTGCGCATCCAGACCATAGAGAAACTATAGATAGACAGTATTTTGATTTGATAAAAGGCTAG
- the map gene encoding type I methionyl aminopeptidase translates to MIIVKTREEIELMREAALVVSKTLGEIAKAVKPGVTTLELDKIAEACIRDQGAIPGFLGLYDFPNTLCMSPNSQVVHGIPNNTPLEEGDIISIDCGSIKNGYYGDHAYTFAVGEIAPETEKLLQVTKESLYVGIKELKVGNRVGDVGYAIQKYCEDHGYGVVRELVGHGLGTKMHEDPEMPNYGKRGRGKKFIEGMVVAIEPMINLGTKSIKQHRDGWTITTLDNKPSAHFEHDVAILDGKPELLSTFAYIYDALGIVSDEEDAFRQKALII, encoded by the coding sequence ATGATCATAGTAAAAACAAGAGAAGAAATAGAATTAATGCGTGAAGCAGCATTAGTAGTATCTAAAACCTTAGGTGAAATCGCTAAAGCAGTAAAACCTGGAGTGACCACTTTAGAATTAGATAAAATTGCGGAAGCATGCATTAGAGACCAAGGAGCAATTCCTGGTTTTTTAGGATTGTACGATTTCCCTAACACACTTTGTATGAGTCCGAACTCACAAGTAGTGCATGGTATACCTAATAATACACCTTTGGAGGAAGGCGATATTATATCTATAGATTGTGGTTCTATTAAAAACGGTTATTATGGCGATCACGCCTACACTTTTGCAGTTGGGGAGATTGCTCCGGAAACCGAAAAACTTTTACAAGTCACTAAAGAATCTCTTTATGTTGGAATAAAAGAATTAAAAGTGGGCAATCGCGTTGGTGATGTTGGTTATGCAATTCAAAAATACTGCGAAGATCATGGTTATGGTGTAGTAAGAGAACTTGTAGGTCATGGTTTAGGAACCAAAATGCATGAAGATCCAGAAATGCCAAATTATGGTAAACGTGGTCGTGGTAAAAAGTTCATTGAAGGTATGGTTGTAGCTATTGAGCCAATGATTAATCTTGGAACAAAAAGCATCAAACAACACAGAGATGGTTGGACGATTACTACGTTGGACAATAAGCCGTCTGCACATTTTGAACATGATGTTGCTATTTTAGATGGTAAACCAGAACTACTTTCTACTTTTGCTTATATCTATGACGCTTTGGGGATTGTTAGTGATGAGGAAGATGCGTTTAGACAAAAGGCTTTGATTATTTAA